In Spirobacillus cienkowskii, a genomic segment contains:
- a CDS encoding ribonuclease P protein component: protein MITSTFFSVTKIKNFAEFYASATKFKTRYFLTYMSIKKTHNPRALFQFAIVASKKGVHKRAVQRNRARRRLKAALHCYLKNAVLPLGIEIQVLFMANRNVLDAKWEDLYEIVQTAIQKVLANCTVLQNEREDA from the coding sequence ATGATAACTTCAACTTTTTTTTCTGTAACTAAAATCAAAAATTTTGCAGAATTTTATGCTTCTGCGACAAAGTTTAAAACCCGTTATTTTTTAACCTATATGTCTATAAAAAAAACTCACAATCCGCGCGCGTTGTTTCAGTTTGCCATTGTGGCTTCAAAAAAAGGTGTGCATAAAAGAGCAGTTCAGCGAAATCGTGCACGCCGTCGTTTGAAGGCAGCACTGCATTGCTATTTAAAAAACGCAGTTTTGCCATTAGGTATTGAAATACAAGTGTTATTTATGGCAAATAGAAATGTGCTAGATGCAAAGTGGGAGGATCTCTATGAAATTGTGCAAACCGCAATTCAAAAAGTGCTAGCAA
- a CDS encoding FecR family protein has product MVARVIRASLKHVAYSQVRLNLVRLGIATYVLFFVILARGIEGIGKLSNIIGKVSVIRSGQMFPADKDFILYETDELVTYEKTAAKILFHDGSSVMAFQNAHLKLIEYKIKPRSQTTQDVESAIDVIKGKVRFFVKPQEETENNVGKTDAKFKTSNSVMGIRGTSGFIDATFEGSTQVIVLTGVVEVTSLSDPSKSVFVPANRFSEIVGNKAPSFPKAIPPMILNRLNTDATTLDPNVKREEEKYKKGNNNENKPSNESGSNNNSSKYKESAATNSDINEQKKQVFNPDGSSAVVSTNNSLNELLVKQGNPSLRPTSYGNYEPIKKSLEQTTNLSDKINKQVENVVQTVTTPQIRSVNIIVNTPTLP; this is encoded by the coding sequence ATGGTTGCGAGGGTCATCAGAGCATCTCTCAAGCACGTTGCCTACAGTCAAGTCAGGCTTAACTTAGTTAGACTTGGGATAGCAACCTATGTTTTGTTCTTTGTTATTTTGGCACGTGGGATCGAAGGGATAGGCAAACTCTCCAATATAATTGGAAAAGTCAGCGTTATCCGTTCTGGCCAAATGTTTCCTGCTGATAAAGATTTTATTCTTTACGAAACAGATGAGTTGGTGACTTACGAAAAAACTGCTGCAAAAATATTATTTCACGATGGCAGTAGTGTCATGGCATTTCAAAACGCTCATTTAAAATTGATTGAATATAAAATAAAACCTCGCTCACAAACAACTCAGGATGTAGAATCTGCCATTGATGTTATCAAAGGTAAAGTTAGATTTTTTGTTAAACCTCAAGAAGAAACAGAAAATAATGTTGGCAAAACAGATGCAAAATTTAAAACATCAAACTCTGTAATGGGAATTCGAGGCACCAGTGGTTTTATTGATGCTACCTTTGAAGGAAGTACACAAGTAATTGTCTTAACAGGAGTTGTTGAGGTTACAAGCTTGTCAGATCCCAGTAAATCCGTTTTTGTCCCAGCCAACCGATTTTCTGAAATTGTTGGAAACAAAGCGCCTAGCTTTCCCAAAGCGATTCCTCCAATGATTTTAAACCGATTAAACACTGATGCAACGACTTTAGATCCAAATGTTAAACGCGAAGAAGAAAAATATAAAAAAGGCAATAATAATGAAAACAAGCCTAGTAACGAATCGGGTTCCAATAATAATTCTTCTAAATATAAAGAATCTGCTGCAACAAATAGCGATATTAACGAACAAAAAAAACAAGTTTTTAATCCCGATGGGTCGAGTGCTGTTGTAAGTACAAATAATAGCTTAAATGAATTGCTTGTAAAACAAGGCAACCCTTCATTGCGACCAACAAGTTATGGCAACTACGAACCAATTAAAAAATCTCTAGAACAAACTACAAATTTATCAGACAAAATTAATAAACAAGTTGAAAATGTTGTGCAAACTGTAACAACGCCACAAATTCGATCGGTTAATATCATTGTCAATACACCAACTTTACCATGA